Below is a genomic region from Tepidiforma bonchosmolovskayae.
CCTCGCGCAGGGCGCGGAGCTCGGCGAGCAGGTCGGCGAGGGTGGTCTCCTCCCGGGATTCGCGGACCAGGAAGGCGGCGACCGTGGCGGTCAGCGCCGAGAGCGCCGCGATGCCGAACAGCATGAGCGCCACGGCGACGCCGCGGCCCATCGGGGTGGTCGGGTAGACGTCGCCGTAGCCGACGGTGGTCATGGTCACCGCGGCCCACCAGATGGCATCGCCGAAGCTGGTAATTGTCGCGCCGGGTTCGCCTCGCTCGGCGAGGTACGCGAGGGTGGCGCCGATGACGAGCGTGCCCACCACCGCGGCGACGATCACCTTCGTGCCCCGCTGCGCGAGGATGTCCCGGATCACCTGGACGTTGAACCCGAGCGCGACCGCCACGCGGGCCAGGCGGAGCGCCCGCAGCGCCCGCAGCGGCCGGAGGAACGGCAGCAGGACCATCAGCCC
It encodes:
- a CDS encoding potassium channel family protein; the encoded protein is MDREELLRRIERFTDLPLLILALALVPLLIVPAVVTVRPPWDDAILVADWAIWAVFAADFGVKLAVAPRRVEFLRRHWLEGLMVLLPFLRPLRALRALRLARVAVALGFNVQVIRDILAQRGTKVIVAAVVGTLVIGATLAYLAERGEPGATITSFGDAIWWAAVTMTTVGYGDVYPTTPMGRGVAVALMLFGIAALSALTATVAAFLVRESREETTLADLLAELRALREEVARLRAGE